In the Mytilus galloprovincialis chromosome 10, xbMytGall1.hap1.1, whole genome shotgun sequence genome, one interval contains:
- the LOC143049015 gene encoding uncharacterized protein LOC143049015, which translates to MASLPEEFSIKLDISSSENLDQRLLFLMERAANKVKEVAPIIDYVHQKVADYRKQRPYDTVTVVGSVGNELYFPEVMPDGSYLVEVDVLFNRELPDVYLPVYSPPGETRKTPPLVTGKPDYFLDDEHKVVSTLPIGACLIELTSNINEIDENQRWKFFKELWDGKTYLKSLGYICLIPRQEDPSIFGEVEIEPLDKVKTVLLYRTCRTNMNTVEVDGKAIKLKILVDKVFALKATWPHKLSDFQSREKKWPQKKVVDSIVQDGCLLTHLTSYVAYPLQWKTTFSLAEQQLTTRFSFHQKFLFILLKLVKKKYLDMGVMENGESRVGLTTYHLKTIYLWICETRDPQQFIDYPGTGFLSFLKSLQHCIASTVCPHFFMPTLNVLEGLGHYKKQLTENDEKWTKEHNIQTILINRIDEIIKAPGQFLTDDLLDVIDEKHIHQLQKTIGEAV; encoded by the coding sequence ATGGCAAGCTTACCAGAGGAGTTCTCAATAAAATTAGATATAAGCAGTTCAGAAAATCTCGATCAAAGATTACTTTTCCTGATGGAAAGAGCAGCAAATAAAGTAAAAGAAGTAGCGCCTATCATTGATTATGTTCACCAGAAAGTTGCAGATTACAGAAAGCAAAGACCTTACGATACAGTAACAGTTGTCGGTAGTGTAGGTAACGAGCTTTACTTCCCTGAGGTCATGCCGGACGGTTCATACCTAGTTGAAGTTGATGTCTTGTTTAACCGAGAACTTCCAGATGTGTATCTTCCCGTTTATTCGCCACCAGGTGAGACTCGTAAAACGCCACCTTTAGTTACCGGTAAGCCCGATTATTTCCTGGATGACGAACACAAAGTAGTCTCGACACTTCCAATAGGTGCTTGTCTAATAGAGTTAACCAGCAATATTAATGAAATAGACGAAAATCAGAGGTGGAAATTTTTCAAAGAACTTTGGGATGGTAAAACTTACTTGAAATCTTTAGGATACATATGCTTAATTCCACGGCAAGAAGATCCTAGTATTTTTGGCGAGGTTGAAATTGAACCGTTAGATAAAGTAAAAACGGTGCTATTATATAGAACATGTCGAACGAATATGAACACTGTGGAAGTGGATGGGAAagcaattaaattaaaaattttagttGATAAAGTGTTTGCTCTGAAAGCAACTTGGCCACATAAGTTGTCAGATTTCCAGAGCCGCGAGAAAAAATGGCCTCAAAAAAAGGTAGTCGACAGTATTGTTCAAGATGGCTGCTTGTTGACACACTTAACATCATATGTGGCTTATCCGTTGCAATGGAAAACGACATTTTCTCTAGCAGAACAACAACTGACAACAAGGTTTTCTTTTCATCAGAAGTTTCTTTTCATTTTGCTCAAACTGGTGAAGAAAAAATATCTGGATATGGGGGTAATGGAAAACGGAGAATCACGTGTTGGTCTTACAACATACCATCTTAAGACAATTTATCTATGGATATGTGAAACTCGGGACCCTCAACAGTTTATTGATTATCCTGGTACAGGCTTTCTGTCATTTCTGAAGAGCTTACAGCACTGCATTGCATCCACAGTATGTCCACACTTTTTCATGCCTACCCTAAATGTCTTGGAAGGACTCGGGCACTACAAGAAACAACTTACAGAAAATGACGAAAAATGGACAAAAGAGCACAACATTCAAACAATTTTAATCAATCGAATTGATGAAATAATAAAGGCTCCCGGTCAGTTTTTGACGGACGATCTTCTCGATGTCATTGATGAAAAACATATACACCAATTACAGAAGACAATCGGAGAGGCAGTTTAA